CCCTTATCACGATGACCGGCGATCACACTATACTTGCCATCCTCAAAGCCCGTTTTATATCTCCTTAATAATAAGACATGGTCCCCTGCAATCAGCAACACATGTACATCAGCAACAAATTTGGAGCAGTTCAATATCATGAAAAGCGGCCACTCATCATCGGAACCAGAAAGCGCGGCTCAACTCGATGTAACCGAATTATAGTGGGTGGGCTGCTAGCCTGTCAATCATCTGCCTCTGGACTCCAGAAACAATTGAATTATGAGCAAAAGGTGGAATTTGAGGGAGGCGGGCGATGAAACCTGAGCTTCTCTTCTATTTAGTGAGAAAATCCAGTAGCCTATTTCGCTTGACAGATTCAATCTGATAGGATAGGCTAGAGTTATGATGAATTCTCATAAAGGCTTGCGACATTTAGTAGATCATCGCTTGTAGCATCAAACGATTGTGATTGGATTACCATCATGGAGCAGACCAACACATCGACGCAACAAATACGGGATTACTTAACGGACCCTTCTGTCCGGTCACGCTTGCAGGAACGCCTCAAAGAGGTTTCTGCTCAAGTGACGACCAGCATTGGACAGGCAGCAAAGATTGTCGGCATCAGTGAGACCCAGCTTCGCTATTGGGAGGAAAAGAGCGACGCCTTGCTTTCGCCTACGCGTTCCCGCTCAGAAGCTGGCGGAACAATACGTCGCGGGCAACGGCTGTATAGCGTCAACGATCTGAGACGACTGATTCTCATTAAGGAATTACTTGCCCAATCCTTTTCCTTGACCACTATCGCCCAGTTCATGCAAGGGGCAGACCAGCTTTTTGGAAACGATGCTGGGTTGGCGAGTTCAGAGGCGCAAGAGCAAGACCTGAGCATTTTTGATCGGATCCGCCGGGCGGAACATGCCCTCTTCTGGCGCTTTTTTGTCCCCAGGGCAGTGTACCTGTCCGCTTGCCTACTTTTTGAGGGGCAGCCGAGTGGAGATACGGGGCTGTTTCTGCCCATTCGCATGCCCGAAACCACGTTAGAACCTCTTGAGATTGTGGCTCCGCAGGAACTCTCAGCATTGGGAAAAACCTTGCTTGGCTGGCGCCAGCGAGACTATCCCTTCTATACCTTTGTCTATAATTATGGCATCACCCCCAGTTCTCCTGAACGATACCGGCTCATTGTTCTGGATGAACTGGCCCCTGGAAATCTTGTTACCAATGCCTATATTGTGACCGAACACCGCTTTGCCTCCCTGACGAGAAAAACACGCCCGGCAGCTTTAAGAACGGCTCAACGTTTATTAAGTCTTTTGCAAATGCGCGCTTCGGCCTGGTGCCCTTTCTTAGAAAAAGGCACGGATTATATGGTCTATCATTCGCCCAGTTTTACCAACCCGACACTCGGTGATCCTTCCTTAACGGGAATAGCTGAAGAGGTAGTCAACCTGGGAGGTCTAAGAGCAGGCTCAGCGGAGCCACGCTGGCGGTTCGCTTGCTTCCTGGTTCCAAAAGACCCCTCTGCTCCGCTGCACCAGAGAAGCTTGATTGTCAGGGCGCAGAGCGAAAAGTCGCCCCACAAAACAGGGATAACGACTACACTCCTTGCCGGTCCACAAACCAGCCTGACTCAACGCGCCTATCAAAGCGGTCATATTATCTATCGGTCAAATATTACTTCGGAGGATAAGGCTATCGCCAGCCGCGATGTTGAGGGGCCGATACGCTCGGCTATTGCCGTTCCCATTGCCGGGGCGGATGGGCAGCCAGCCGCGGTGTTATATGTGGCCTCCGATGATCCCCATGCTTTTAGCGAAGAGGATCAACTGCTCTTGAGGACTATCGAGCGGATGGCTGGGGAACTCATTGTCACCTATGATGCCCGTTCCTTGTTTACCGAGAATCTGAAAGAGGTGGTTGAGAAGCCTGGGATCGTGGATGTCTTTTTTAAAGAATTTGCCTCAGAAAATGACTTTATGAGCAAGCTGGAGACGCTCCTCGCAAGCGTAGCAATTGCCGAGCAGCCCTTTTTTGAGGCGCTCTCTTTTATCGCTATCGATCTCGATAACCATACTACCATTAATGATCAATATGGGGACTGGGCGTCAAGGGACCTTGTTCGGGCTGTAGGGCAGCGTATTCAGGGACAAACTCGCGCGTTATCGAAAAAACCTGAAGACATTCACTTGTATCGTATCTTCGGGGATCGCTTCTATTTAATGCTGCAAGGCATTTCGCGGCAAAAAGCGATAGAGCTTGCTGAAGAACTGCGCCGCAGCCTGAAACTGCCTTATCAGGTGAACGTCTCGCGCTCATCGAATGAGCAGCCCATACCACCGAGCACAATGCTCAATCTCAAGACGGTGACAGCGCGCCTGGGGGTGACGAGCTACCATTTTCAGACCCTCAAGAGCTTGTTGGAGCAAGACACCGAAGTGTCGAACGTGAGGGCTAAAATGACGAGCGCACTGGATGAAGCCCTTGATCTGGGGAAAGGCCAGGAGGGCGATAAAGTCATCGCCTGGGATCCTCAAGCAGGGTTGGTTCCCTGGCCCCAACTGTAAGAGGGTTACTGAGTTGGGAATCACTCTTTCGAGAGCAGCGCCTTACAGTTGGTCGCATGCGCATTGCAGTCTAGGGCGGCAGCGGCACAAAATATGCTAAGAAGCCAGGATAATAAAGGTTACATAGCAAGGGATAGGTATTTAAGGGTCGGGTATTATCTTATCTTCTCTCAA
The DNA window shown above is from Ktedonobacterales bacterium and carries:
- a CDS encoding MerR family transcriptional regulator → MTTSIGQAAKIVGISETQLRYWEEKSDALLSPTRSRSEAGGTIRRGQRLYSVNDLRRLILIKELLAQSFSLTTIAQFMQGADQLFGNDAGLASSEAQEQDLSIFDRIRRAEHALFWRFFVPRAVYLSACLLFEGQPSGDTGLFLPIRMPETTLEPLEIVAPQELSALGKTLLGWRQRDYPFYTFVYNYGITPSSPERYRLIVLDELAPGNLVTNAYIVTEHRFASLTRKTRPAALRTAQRLLSLLQMRASAWCPFLEKGTDYMVYHSPSFTNPTLGDPSLTGIAEEVVNLGGLRAGSAEPRWRFACFLVPKDPSAPLHQRSLIVRAQSEKSPHKTGITTTLLAGPQTSLTQRAYQSGHIIYRSNITSEDKAIASRDVEGPIRSAIAVPIAGADGQPAAVLYVASDDPHAFSEEDQLLLRTIERMAGELIVTYDARSLFTENLKEVVEKPGIVDVFFKEFASENDFMSKLETLLASVAIAEQPFFEALSFIAIDLDNHTTINDQYGDWASRDLVRAVGQRIQGQTRALSKKPEDIHLYRIFGDRFYLMLQGISRQKAIELAEELRRSLKLPYQVNVSRSSNEQPIPPSTMLNLKTVTARLGVTSYHFQTLKSLLEQDTEVSNVRAKMTSALDEALDLGKGQEGDKVIAWDPQAGLVPWPQL